The stretch of DNA GTCAGGGGAATTTCAAATCCCTTTAAGAATGAAAATTGTTTTCTAAGGTCAGGGGAATTTCAAATCCCTTTAAGAATGAAAATTGTTTTCTAAGGTCAGGGGAATTTCAAATCCCTTTAAGAATGAAAATTGTTTTCTAAGGTCAGGGGAATTTCAAATCCCTTTAAGAATGAAAATTGTTTTCTAAGGTCAAGGGAATTTCAAATCCCTTTAAGAATGAAAATTGTTTTCTAAGGTCAGGGGAATTTCAAATCCCTTTAAGAATGAAAATTGTTTTCAAAGGTCAGGGGAATTTCAAATCACTATGAACAATAAATTTACCATCAAGTGATATCTTATCAGGATAGATATTTAGTACGTCATAAATTTACACACTAAAATTTATGTTTTACTGTCCTCCGGAAGTTGAGCCTGGGAGTAGGTTTGCTAAAcgtcatatattttttcatattaacgTAGGCCTATAAGCTCTTGAAGTGCCTTAATTTAGCCCTTGAACTCGTCTTAAAAAACTCCAAAATATGGCAACCATTTCCCATCAATATgagcattgaaaaaaaatattaatataaaaaaaatgttattccaTGCTGTCTGGCCGGATTCACCTTCATGGCTACACGTCTACTGCAAAACtccctttttaaaaaaaatctacGGGTTCTACACAACCATTGTCACTTCTATGTCGAACTACCCTATAAAAACTATCTTTGACTACAGTTTATTTGTGGTCTCtaactctcttcttctctagcgtgtATCCGGGGCTGATGTAAATGACATTGTCGCTGCCGTAGCCTAGGATCCTGCAAAGAAAAGGACAGAGTTAGGTACAAATTGGCGAATTTTATGCGGAATGCACTTTCAAGATATGACAATACTTGTACGCGAACTTCGTACTTGCTTGTGATGAAAACATACTGCGCGAAACGCACGCACACACTTAcacgacacacacgcacacacacacatatatgtatatatatatgtatatatatatatatatatatatatatatatatatatatatatatatatatatatatatatatatgagagagagagagagagagagagagagagagagagagagagagagagagagagagagagagagagagagagagaaatatatttgagATTGAACAAAAAGGACGATGTTACAATAAAGAGCTTAAAATGTGTTAAAAACGCGTTGTTTTGTATTTTTTGGTTTTCAGACCAACACAATGCAACATAACTAAGGATAATTTTCTATCGTGTGAGCAGGTAAACTAGTTCTTTTTACAtagataatttaattatatttaaatgGCAATTGTTGCTTAAAATCTTAAACGGGGAATAGGGGAAGTATGCATGGCAGTAGGATCCCTGGAAAAGGTCTAAAATAGGAAGAGTGGGATTTTAAAGGTACTGTTTACTGGGCTAATGCAGGTGACCTTTTTTAAATGAGATAAAATGGGGGATTCCTTTGCTTAATGTGGAGGTGAGGTGGGGTTAGAAGGTATGATGCTCTGAACTTGTAAAGAATATAATAGGTGAAATCGGATGTGTAGTTTCTTATTTAGCTCGGTGGGTTCATCTTTAATTCTGGTTCTGGAAGGGGAATAAGgcattgaaagatatatatatatatatatatatatatatatatatatatatatatatatatatgtgtgtgtgtgtgtgtgtatgtatgtatgaatggcaTTTCATTGACTCCTTTCCCTATTTTAActtaagtcagtctctctctctctctctctctctctctctctctctctctctctctcctctctctctctctctctctctctctctctctctctctttatatatatatatatatatatatatatatatatatataattacaaaacaATGATATCAGATTCAATATCTTTCACCTCATGCCAGGGTAATTAAAACACACGAGCTCTCACCTCAACAGCGGGTTGGTGTTCCTCGGGCCCTCGGTGGATCTAGTCAACGTAAGGTGTAGTAAGGACGAAGACGGCAAGTGAGGATCGCATTTGATTTTCCCGATCTTTGTCACCTCTTGACCGTCGATGTAATCAATGTGTAGAGTGCAGCCTCTGAAAATGTCAGTCGTTATTAGTCAAGATTGGAAGAAACCTGTTGAATTAAGCTGTTGTTTTGAAGGAATTGGATCAATTGTACCCTGCATCGTTGTGGTATTTTGTTCAGAAGTAAAGTGGGTGTTTATTCAACATGTACAGGTGGATGTACTTTCTGAACTATCTCGATATTCTGTACAAGAGTATGTTGCAAGTTGAAGAAATAGTAATTTACATTATGTGTAAGGAGGTTTTGTATTGAAGAATACACAGCAAATTGAACAGACTGCATATTTTGTACAAGAATATGTTGCAAGTTGAAGAAATCGTAATTGGCGTACTGTAAGGTGGTTTCGTATTAATACATAGGCTAGTGTATCAAGAATACATAGCAAATTGATCAGACTATGCCTATTTTGTACAAGAATATATTGGAAGTTAAAGGAATCGTAAATTACGTACTTTAAGGGAGTATTTGTATAAAGAATACACATCAAATCAAAGAAGAGACTATGCCTAAAGCCTTAAGAGGTATTTCGGTctataaaagactaaaataactaacCTTACACCGTGTTTTTCTCCCTCCGTCATTCTGACCACATCACGCGATAGTCTGTTCAGGAAATCCGCAGGTACGAGCACAGACACACCTCCGGCTCCTCCCTCGCATCCTGGCAtctgaaggagaagaagaatgttAGTCTTAGTGGAACTTAAGGGAAAGTAAACGTTGGTTTTAAGGGAATTAAAACGGTATATTAATCGtgatatggctgaggattatgaagcgtgaagtgggagatgatgaatggagaagtattggattaaaagctcaagatagagacgattggcgaaatctaaccgaggccctttgcgtcaataagagtaggaggagatcatgatgatgtatgtatgtatgtatgtatgtatatatatatatatatatatatatatatatatatatatatatatatatatatatatatataatatatatatatatatatatatatatatatatatatatatatacatatatatatatatatacatatatatatatatacatatatatacatatatatatatatatatatgtatatatatacatatatacatatatatatatatatatatatatatatatatatatatatatgtatatacatatatatatatatgtatatacatatatatatgtatatacatatatatatgtatatacatatatatatatatatatatatatatatatatatatatatatatatatatatatatatgcatatatatatatatatatatatatatatatatatatgcatatatatatatgcatatatatatatatatgcatatatatatatgcatatatatatatgcatatatatatatatatatgcatatatatatatgcacatatatatatatatacacatatatatatacacatgtatatatatatatatatatatatgtgtgtgtgtgtgtgtcataaatcCTGTAGATTGCAATAATGcttttatgaaattataattatcaGTCACATAAATACGGGGTGAAGAATGCATCAAATATTAAGTGGGATCAATATTAATAAAGTTGTGTAATCTTTATTATTACATCGTAGCTAAACGTTGGCACGAAATATCCCCTTGTGAATATTTATACTCTAGGTTTCGGGAAATGAGAGATTAAATTCTCAAATAATCGTATAAGACGGCGTGGTGCCAAGAAATGAGCATTAGCAAGGATGGTGAAATTAACTAGATTTATAGCCAAATACTTAAGTTGCTTGAAATAAACTACCTTCATATACTCTTAGTTCTATTGGTAGCGTTGGGGAAATCACACTCAAATTAACTTGGTAGTCACCTATATGGATTAACAATTATATCTATGCCTAGTCTTcacaaataaatatattgttttttagtatctaaaagtcttaaaaaaaatagtttttgagtaTCTAAAAAAagtcttcacaaaaaaaaatattgtttttgagTATCTAAAAAAAAGTCTTCacaaaaaaatagtttttgagtaTCAAAAAAAGTCTTCACTAATAGATATATTGTTTTTGAGTATCTAAAAAAAAGTCTTCACAAAAAAAAGATATTGTTTTTGAGTATCTAAAAAAGTTTTcacaaaaaaatattgtttttgagTATCTAAAAAAAAGGCttcataagagaaaaaaatattgtttttgtgtATCTAAAAAAGTCTTcacaaaaaatatattgtttttcagtatataaaaatgacaataaagatgtgtaaattgttaatttagatggtttatgtttatgtaaaaatgttaatgtatactgtaaatattgtgactgTAAAGAAAGTAATTTAACTttttagatgaaaagaaaaaaagtctcTAGTCAAGATTATGTATTCGTTTTAAGACattgagggtactctcaggtaaATTGTTCTTtctatttctattcctcactgggctatttttcctgttggagcccttggggttatagcatcacgcttttccaattagggttgtaatttaacaagtaataataatttgcaattatttaaaaaaaatgtacacaCCTCTCCGTTactctatcattaatattattattactattattattactattattattattattattatttttattagctaagctacaaccttaattggaaaagcaggatgctataaacccaaaggctcaaaagtgttttgacgctgttattgtttttagaatgatataatgttaatttattctcatcatttatttattttaagaaccgtaacaatattgaaattaatatttcctatataaactataaaaacttgaaccaaacaagaggaaatgaaattagaatagtgtgccagagtgtaccctcaagcaagaaaactctaagtgaggaaagggaataggcgGTCTCCTATGACAGTTTTTCTTGCAATTAGTGACTCCAGATATCTTGCAATATATTTCCTTCGATTCTCTTCTCTACTAACCTGGTACAGCCTGTGTCTGGCTTTCTTCAGTAGCCTCCAGATGTGTTTGGCCAACAGCATTGCGGCCATCTCGTCCTCTACCTCGCGGAAGTCGTAGAAatctgagggaaaaaaaaaaaaaaaagttgtataattttgtgggatagtttttttttttggggggggggggatgttaatTTTTAAAatcgattattttttattttaggaatTGTAAGAAATTTATTAATGTTCCTTTCTTTGGTTTGACCAACAATAAACGtttgtacttttattattattattattattattattattattattaaatgctaagctacaaccctagttggaaaaacaggatgctataagccctggggccccaacagggaaaatagcccagtgaggaaaggaaacaaggaaaaattaaatattttaggaatagtaacattaaaataaatatttcttatataaactataaaaactttaactaaacaagaggaagagaaactagatagaacagtgtgcccaagtgtaccctcaagcaagagaactctaacccaagacagtggaagaccatggtacagaggctatggcgctacccaagaatagagaacaatggtttaattttggagtgtcttctcctagaagagctgcttaccatagctaaagagtctcttctacccttaacaagaggaatgtagccactgaacaattacattgcagtagttaactccttgggtgaagaagaattgtttattatATATTGATGGAAGATTGCGTCCTCATTTTTTTTAGGTATAAACAGATAAAAATGATTTATCTAAGAAGAAAATTCACAATATTTGGGGAAATAGTTCTGATGATTAATTAATAAAACTTATTAACGTATAAAGTTGTTACCATGACTCATTGAAGAGGTAAATTGAGTATATGTAAATTTTAGGTAATTAAGTGTCTCGACTCTAGGGTCTTTTATTACCATCAGCATAATGAGGTAATGAATGTAGGAAAAGTGTCGAATTCTGTAAGGTGTTTTATCTTATACAGTATTATGACCCTGTTTTAAATTATATCACTGACCTCCAATACTGATAAAATGTTAATtcctgctcattattattattattattattactacttgctaggctacaaccttatttggaaaaacaggatgctataagcccaaggggctccaacaggggaaaatagcccagtgaggaaaggagacaaggaaaaggaaatattttaagaacagtaacaatattaaaattaatatttcctatataaactgtaaaaacttgaacaaaacaagaggaaaagaaataagatagaatagtgtgaccgagtgtaccctcaagcaagaaaactctaacccaagacagtgaaagaccatggtacagtctaTGGCACGACCCATATCTAGATCGATATACATTTCACCACATTCtaatgtttatttacttttttaatgcTATAAGGGCAAATAGGAAGTCCCTTATAATCGTGATTGGTAAGAAAAGGCTTGTGTTATGAGTGGGGAgactaacgtggtgaaaaggtttatgtaaTGCCTTGAttcacaaagctgtactagtgttgatttttcttgcttgagggtaccctcgggttcactattctatcttatttctctccctctagtttttttttttttaagtttttatagtttatataggaaatattcattttaatgttgttactgttctgaagatatttgatttttccttgtttcctttcctcactgagctattttccttgctggagcccctaggctacccatactaggttggcttgctttgagagatcagattaaaatctcccaccatcaccaatccacaggtgatgaaaactgaccaaaccccggacatgaattgacatatctgaggcctttgtcttgcatttgttgttgttgttgttgtaaactaGGACTCGGCAGGCACTAACACATGTGGTTACACCAGAAATTTCATCAATATAATCTATTCTTAAATGCCAAAAATGAATTCTCTAAACCCAATGACCCCACCACGCAAAGCATTAGGCCTAAGTTAGGCTACTTAACTCTGCCACTTTAAGCTCTTGACAAATTGTTACTGCGCAGTTTGGTTATTGTTcaacaggaaaggaaaaataaatttcaatcgTAATCATGAATATTTCTACATCGTAAGGTCTATTAAACAATGACTCATAATTGACATCATGTGTACGCAGTGCGGACTTCAGTATACCATTGCGTGTTATTGCTCGGAATTAAATGGAATTGTTTATACATTGCCTGTAATCtgttgttattaagatattttattttcatttcattatttctcatatcgtttatttatttcctcaattcctttccccacttggctatttttccctttttagagcccttgggcttatagcattttgattttccaactagggttgtaataataataataataataaataataataattcgtaattATAAATGTAGTTCATTCACGACATGAACAAGCATGTACGCACACCGTATTGTGTGCTTCATTACAAGTACAGAGGTGTACATTGCCGCGTGGCATTCATTTACTAACCCACTTCTTTCATCATCATTTGCGTCATGATGCCATTGCAATAAACGCTCACACCTGTAACACTACAATACTCTCTGCGTAGCTTTATCATACAGTCTCTTGCTGCTCATTCAATACGTTAGAAATTAGGCCGTGTTGGAAATATGACATTTAATACGCTAAAAATTGATATTACTGCCTCAAAACCAACGTTGAGATGGATGTACTGCAAAATAAAAACATCTAAATTATTACAGAACCAAATTTTAAGTTCAAACTAGACTTGCCACAGAACTCAACGATATAGATTACATTTCTTACCATTTAATTAATCCACGTCAATGTGTAGGCCTAGACTaataatcataaacatatataaagttcaaagttgcagcaaatgttttattttgaccaagctgacatgagtctttttatactttatatatgacatatatgttttgacgttgttactgtttttaaaatgatttattgttaatttgttttcatcatttatttgtttccttatttcctttcctcactgggctatttttccctattggaacccttgggcttatagcatcttgcatttccaactagggtggagcttggctaataataataataataataataacaataataataataataataataataataataataataatacacgctaGGCGCAAGGaacgttttgtttcaatgtaataTCGAggttacaggtgtgtgtgtgtatgtgtgtgtatttggtttTAAAGAAACAAAAGCCAAGCAAAAGGGAGGGCAAGAATGCGAACGCATACAAAAGCGGATGTTTAGTAGCCCCTGGGTGCAGCGGCATCAAGTTCTGAACTAGTCTTCTTCCACCTTCAGTTTACTTTGatttttcttttgctttagggggctttaacatccaaaaatagatttttcttatgtcaaaatccgATTTAGCACTTGTAAAAGTCAAATATCTTCTTGCTGAGTTCgctgataataatttttttcaacGATTTTGTAGAAAACATTGAAATGGAACTTGAAAAAATATTACGATATGATTTAAAGGTAATGATAATTGTTACACGAGGGAAAGTAATACCATTAATTCGAACTATTGCGATACAATAACgcaaagacaaacaaacaaacaaattgtaGAAACGTTTGGCCACGAGTGGAAATTTCCCAAGGTCTGTTTGAGggaaaacagtctttatataaaggGCGCTTGAGGTTGAAATTCCAATGCCGCcccgttggcgccaaaggtaatcAACCTTTGCTCAGCTATCTAACATTTAATAACTAACCTACAGCAAGATATGAAATCGTGTGTTACTGAACCACTTGATGATATCTCTGGATATTGTATATAGGACGCTTTAAACCACGGCctttaaatattgatttttttttagtgcCGGCCTACAACCCCACACTTGGTGTGTTTCTGTTTTCCTCTCGCCTGATGTTAAAACCAACAACGGTCGCTTTCAAGttttgatttttatctctctctctctctctctctctctctctctctctctctctctctctctctctctctctctctctctctcatagcaaaatTCGTCACTGTCAAATAAACTTTTTATGCTCTGTGGTATTAACTGATGCTAATGCTCTTCTG from Palaemon carinicauda isolate YSFRI2023 chromosome 44, ASM3689809v2, whole genome shotgun sequence encodes:
- the LOC137634525 gene encoding protein charybde-like gives rise to the protein MLSILRPNTYKVPLAMLSRDFYDFREVEDEMAAMLLAKHIWRLLKKARHRLYQMPGCEGGAGGVSVLVPADFLNRLSRDVVRMTEGEKHGVRGCTLHIDYIDGQEVTKIGKIKCDPHLPSSSLLHLTLTRSTEGPRNTNPLLRILGYGSDNVIYISPGYTLEKKRVRDHK